One Pseudomonas sp. FP1742 genomic window carries:
- a CDS encoding sigma-54-dependent Fis family transcriptional regulator: MSMMVNPQVTAFSAQDLDYITALGPASLNDGPIAALEQAWLDCLKGHTDRPVGVRQVIWDSWRRSVGTGLDPEDGEYRFVAPTVLAATLAANRTLIAAAAQVMGGLLAYNPRGHINLTDAQGTTLYFCGLDLTPVGSRLLESVQGTNCTGLALAEDRLVYVLAEENFASGLRRRRMHCAAAPIRDAQGRTLAMLTLTAEPGWFHFHTLGTVQAAAEAVSRQMALQALLEEQQTVLEVLNEGLVVLDEQGCIKALNRYARQLFRVGQDLLGSPFQRLGQSELTNQILLRGGEGLRDLDCTFELHDRSHLACLVSVCPLEQGGRIVSLRENRRIREITRRVIGTQASYTFETIQGNSRAIQDALHLGRIASRSESTTLILGESGTGKELFAQAIHNASERCDGPFVAVNCGAIPRDLVQSELFGHVEGAFTGSARGGSAGKFELADGGTIFLDEIGDMSFDAQVSLLRVLQEGEVTRVGAKKSQQVDVRIIAATHRNLSQAVADGAFREDLYYRLNVLNLTVPPLRMRREDVPLLARHFLGRCARSLRKSVQGISPEALDILSAYSWPGNVRELENTIERATNLAMTELIQPGDLPLEIKQRLRPSVPGSVPEPRAALDLGTHEMNAIIAALRDARGNIRLAARQLNVSRGGLYNKMNRFGLSADAFRASTDL, from the coding sequence ATGTCGATGATGGTCAACCCACAGGTAACAGCCTTCAGCGCGCAAGACCTCGATTACATCACCGCTCTCGGCCCTGCCTCGTTGAACGACGGCCCGATCGCCGCGCTGGAGCAGGCTTGGCTGGACTGCCTGAAAGGGCACACCGATCGACCTGTCGGGGTCAGGCAGGTGATTTGGGATTCCTGGCGGCGCAGCGTCGGCACCGGCCTCGATCCCGAGGATGGCGAATACCGGTTTGTTGCTCCTACCGTTCTGGCCGCGACGCTGGCGGCCAATCGCACGTTGATTGCAGCGGCGGCGCAGGTCATGGGGGGATTGCTGGCCTACAACCCCAGGGGCCATATCAACCTGACCGATGCTCAAGGCACGACCCTGTATTTCTGCGGCCTGGACCTCACGCCGGTGGGCAGCCGGTTGCTGGAGTCGGTGCAGGGCACCAACTGCACGGGGCTGGCGCTTGCTGAAGATCGCTTGGTGTATGTGCTGGCCGAGGAAAACTTCGCCAGCGGCTTGCGTCGACGGCGCATGCACTGCGCCGCCGCGCCGATCAGGGATGCGCAGGGCAGGACGCTCGCCATGCTGACCCTGACCGCTGAGCCGGGCTGGTTTCATTTTCATACGCTGGGCACCGTCCAGGCCGCAGCCGAAGCGGTCTCGCGGCAGATGGCGCTGCAAGCCCTGCTGGAAGAGCAACAAACCGTGCTTGAAGTGCTCAACGAAGGGCTTGTGGTGCTGGATGAGCAGGGCTGCATCAAGGCGCTCAACCGTTATGCCCGGCAATTGTTCCGCGTGGGCCAGGATCTGCTCGGCAGCCCGTTCCAGCGTCTGGGGCAAAGCGAACTGACCAACCAGATTCTGCTGCGCGGCGGGGAAGGGCTACGGGATTTGGATTGCACGTTTGAGCTGCATGATCGCAGCCACTTGGCGTGTCTGGTGTCGGTATGCCCATTGGAGCAGGGTGGGCGGATTGTTTCGTTGCGCGAGAACCGGCGCATCCGCGAAATTACGCGCCGGGTCATCGGCACTCAAGCCAGCTACACCTTCGAGACCATTCAAGGTAATTCGCGAGCGATACAGGACGCCTTGCACCTGGGACGGATCGCCAGTCGCAGTGAATCGACCACGCTGATCCTGGGTGAGAGCGGTACCGGCAAGGAGCTGTTCGCCCAGGCGATCCATAACGCCAGCGAGCGTTGCGACGGTCCTTTCGTGGCGGTCAATTGCGGGGCGATTCCACGGGATCTGGTGCAGAGCGAACTGTTTGGTCATGTCGAGGGCGCCTTCACCGGATCGGCCCGTGGCGGATCTGCCGGGAAGTTTGAGTTAGCCGATGGCGGAACGATCTTCCTCGACGAAATCGGTGACATGTCTTTCGATGCCCAGGTCAGCCTGCTGCGCGTCTTGCAGGAAGGCGAGGTGACGCGCGTGGGGGCGAAAAAGTCGCAGCAGGTGGATGTGCGCATCATCGCCGCCACCCACCGCAACCTGAGCCAGGCGGTGGCCGATGGCGCTTTCCGTGAGGATCTTTACTATCGGCTCAACGTCCTGAACCTGACGGTTCCGCCGCTGCGGATGCGCCGGGAAGATGTGCCCTTGCTGGCGCGACATTTTCTCGGTCGTTGCGCCCGCTCGCTGCGAAAATCGGTGCAGGGCATCTCGCCTGAGGCGCTGGATATTCTTTCGGCCTACAGCTGGCCAGGTAATGTTCGGGAGCTTGAAAACACCATCGAGCGCGCAACCAATCTGGCGATGACCGAACTGATCCAGCCAGGTGATCTTCCACTTGAAATCAAGCAAAGGCTGCGGCCATCGGTGCCGGGAAGTGTGCCCGAACCTCGGGCTGCACTGGACCTTGGCACCCATGAAATGAACGCGATCATCGCCGCCCTCAGGGATGCCCGAGGCAACATCCGCCTGGCTGCCCGGCAGCTGAACGTTTCTCGTGGCGGGCTGTACAACAAGATGAATCGGTTCGGGCTGAGTGCCGATGCTTTTCGTGCGAGCACCGACCTCTGA
- a CDS encoding Gfo/Idh/MocA family oxidoreductase, which produces MSTSKIIRLGLIGAGRMGSFHGQTAARHIPGACLAAIADPTPGQAARLAAELGVQKIYTDPQQLLDDPEIDGVLIAAPARSHAELVISAARAGKGVFCEKPMAITLDEADRAIAAAADARVPLQVGFNRRFAKSFRAAHLDVVAGRIGTPQLLRSLTRDPALNNPAASPQWVIFLETLIHDFDTLRYLNPGAEAVEVYVMADALIAPDYKSKGFLDTAVGTIRFDNGAIATAEANFQAVYGYDVRGEVFGSAGMLTMGSLNDSDLLRYLANGIQADTQRMDTDLLRDAYVAELNHFVDCLRTGEKPLASGEDARAALAIARACIESVQQGKAVRVQGARS; this is translated from the coding sequence ATGAGTACGTCCAAGATCATCCGCCTGGGCCTCATCGGTGCCGGCCGCATGGGCAGCTTTCACGGCCAGACCGCCGCCCGGCACATTCCCGGTGCCTGCCTGGCTGCCATCGCCGACCCTACCCCCGGCCAGGCCGCCCGGCTGGCGGCAGAGTTGGGTGTGCAGAAAATCTATACCGATCCACAGCAACTGCTCGATGACCCGGAAATCGATGGCGTCCTGATCGCCGCCCCCGCCCGCAGCCATGCCGAACTGGTGATCAGTGCGGCCCGGGCCGGCAAAGGGGTGTTCTGTGAAAAACCCATGGCCATCACCCTCGACGAGGCCGACCGCGCCATCGCTGCAGCCGCCGATGCCCGTGTGCCGTTGCAGGTCGGCTTCAATCGTCGTTTTGCCAAAAGCTTTCGCGCCGCCCATCTGGACGTGGTCGCCGGCCGTATCGGTACGCCGCAACTGCTGCGCTCGCTGACCCGCGATCCGGCGCTGAACAATCCGGCCGCTTCGCCGCAGTGGGTGATTTTTCTCGAAACCCTGATCCATGACTTCGATACCTTGCGCTACCTCAACCCCGGCGCCGAAGCGGTCGAAGTTTATGTCATGGCCGATGCGCTGATTGCACCGGACTACAAGAGCAAAGGGTTTCTGGACACCGCTGTGGGCACGATCCGTTTTGACAACGGCGCCATCGCCACCGCCGAGGCCAATTTCCAGGCCGTTTATGGCTACGATGTTCGGGGGGAAGTGTTCGGCAGCGCCGGCATGCTGACCATGGGCAGCCTCAATGACTCGGACCTGCTGCGCTACTTGGCCAATGGCATCCAGGCCGACACCCAACGCATGGACACCGACCTGCTGCGGGATGCCTATGTGGCCGAGCTCAATCATTTTGTCGACTGCCTGCGCACCGGTGAAAAACCACTGGCCAGCGGTGAAGATGCCCGGGCGGCACTGGCCATTGCCCGCGCGTGTATCGAGTCCGTCCAACAGGGCAAAGCGGTGCGCGTGCAAGGAGCCCGTTCATGA
- a CDS encoding TIM barrel protein: protein MSFIPFKLAISAEMVFLDLPFTERVKRIHALGFSAEIWDWTQKDIPALVATGADFTSMTGYISGNLTDAEGIQHLLDSARESLAVAAQLNCPSLNLHGTGLGDKGLPVKPVAHTTGRMWLSACKTLEKIARLGEDAGRVFLLENLNTEVDHPGTPFARADDTLALIEAVGSPHLKMNLDLYHAQIGEGNLIELIQRAGSAIGEIQVADVPGRMEPGTGEIHYPTIAKALFRMGYTGVVGLEGWASGDSEVALERFRQAFTLD, encoded by the coding sequence ATGAGTTTCATCCCGTTCAAACTGGCGATCAGTGCCGAGATGGTGTTCCTCGACCTGCCGTTCACCGAACGCGTCAAACGGATTCACGCGCTGGGTTTCAGCGCCGAAATTTGGGACTGGACCCAGAAAGACATTCCGGCCCTGGTCGCCACCGGCGCTGACTTCACCTCCATGACCGGCTACATCTCGGGCAACCTCACCGACGCCGAAGGCATCCAGCACCTGCTCGACAGTGCACGGGAATCGCTGGCCGTGGCCGCACAGCTGAATTGTCCGAGCCTCAACCTGCATGGCACTGGCCTGGGCGACAAGGGCCTGCCGGTCAAACCCGTGGCCCACACCACGGGACGCATGTGGTTGAGTGCCTGCAAGACCCTGGAAAAGATCGCCCGCCTGGGTGAAGACGCCGGCCGGGTATTCCTGCTGGAAAACCTCAATACCGAGGTGGACCACCCCGGCACGCCCTTCGCTCGTGCCGACGATACCCTGGCGCTGATCGAGGCCGTGGGCAGCCCGCATTTGAAGATGAACCTGGACCTTTATCACGCCCAGATCGGCGAAGGAAACCTGATCGAACTGATCCAGCGCGCCGGCAGCGCCATCGGCGAAATCCAGGTGGCCGATGTCCCCGGCCGCATGGAGCCCGGCACCGGTGAAATCCATTATCCGACCATTGCCAAGGCCTTGTTCCGCATGGGATACACCGGTGTCGTCGGGCTCGAGGGCTGGGCCAGCGGTGACAGCGAAGTGGCACTTGAGCGTTTTCGGCAAGCCTTCACACTTGATTGA
- a CDS encoding sugar ABC transporter substrate-binding protein → MRRCTLLFATLLLLASQWAAASYRIGVSIARVDDNFMTYVRSGLENAARKENVQIQFEDAQGDVVRQLNQIQGFLGQKVDAVIVLPVDTAATANMTRAAVEAKIPLVYVNRHPDERVLPKGVVTVASNDIEAGQLQMRYLADKLGGKGNIVIIMGDLAQNSTHDRTEGVKQVLKDYPGIKIIEQQSAEWQRNKGMDLTSNWLLAGTGFDAIVANNDEMAIGAAMALQQAGKAKGEIAIVGIDGLPDGLAAIKRGMLVASVFQDPKAQATSAVQAAIKMIKGEPVEADVWVPFQLITPDQVAMFEQHYK, encoded by the coding sequence ATGCGTCGCTGCACACTTCTATTTGCCACGCTGTTATTACTCGCCAGCCAATGGGCCGCCGCCAGCTATCGCATCGGCGTCAGCATTGCCAGGGTTGACGACAACTTCATGACCTATGTGCGCAGCGGCCTGGAAAACGCTGCCAGGAAGGAGAACGTACAGATCCAGTTCGAGGATGCCCAGGGCGATGTGGTTCGCCAGCTCAATCAGATTCAGGGCTTTCTCGGTCAAAAGGTGGATGCCGTCATCGTCCTGCCCGTGGACACCGCCGCCACCGCCAACATGACCCGCGCCGCCGTCGAGGCGAAGATTCCGCTGGTCTACGTCAACCGCCACCCGGACGAACGCGTGCTGCCCAAAGGCGTGGTCACGGTGGCGTCCAATGACATCGAGGCCGGGCAACTGCAAATGCGCTACCTGGCCGACAAACTGGGGGGCAAAGGCAACATCGTGATCATCATGGGCGACCTGGCACAGAACTCCACGCACGACCGCACCGAAGGGGTCAAACAGGTGCTCAAGGACTACCCCGGGATCAAGATCATCGAACAACAAAGTGCCGAGTGGCAGCGCAACAAAGGCATGGACCTGACCAGCAACTGGCTGCTGGCCGGCACCGGCTTCGATGCCATCGTCGCCAACAACGACGAGATGGCCATCGGTGCCGCCATGGCACTGCAACAAGCCGGCAAGGCCAAGGGCGAGATTGCGATTGTCGGCATCGACGGGCTGCCCGACGGCCTCGCGGCGATCAAGCGCGGGATGCTGGTCGCCTCGGTCTTTCAAGACCCCAAGGCCCAGGCGACCAGCGCAGTGCAAGCGGCCATCAAGATGATCAAGGGCGAGCCGGTCGAGGCGGATGTCTGGGTGCCCTTTCAGCTGATCACACCGGATCAGGTGGCGATGTTTGAGCAGCATTACAAATAG
- a CDS encoding GlxA family transcriptional regulator: MKGKNLRYLNENPDEPARMTRAGFVLLEHFSLPAFTQALDTIVTANLLRPRLFSSRTFGLNDGEVISDLGLVIRPDARLDATAIHDLDLLVICGGYRTELKANDEFTSLLRMAADQGVCLAGLWNGAWFLGSAGLLDGYRCAIHPEHRPALAEISKAAQVTSEPYVIDRDRLTASSPSGAFHMALDWIKGLHDKALVEGIEDILAFEESRYRRIKPAENICVSAPLREVVKLMDANLEEPLELEQLAVYAGRSRRQLERLFKEQLGTTPQRYYMELRITEARRLLQHTELSQVDVLVACGFVSPSHFSKCYSSYFGYRPSKEKRLVK, translated from the coding sequence ATGAAGGGGAAAAATCTCCGCTATCTGAATGAGAATCCTGATGAGCCTGCTCGAATGACCCGAGCAGGCTTTGTGCTGCTCGAGCATTTCTCGCTGCCCGCGTTCACCCAGGCACTGGACACCATCGTCACCGCGAATCTTCTACGCCCCAGGCTGTTTTCTTCGCGAACGTTCGGCTTGAACGACGGTGAGGTCATCAGCGATCTGGGCCTGGTCATCCGGCCGGATGCACGTCTCGATGCTACAGCCATCCACGATCTGGATCTGCTGGTTATTTGCGGTGGCTACAGGACAGAGCTCAAGGCTAATGATGAGTTCACCAGCCTGTTGCGAATGGCGGCGGATCAGGGTGTCTGTCTGGCCGGGTTGTGGAATGGCGCATGGTTTCTGGGCAGCGCAGGTTTGCTCGATGGGTATCGTTGCGCCATTCACCCCGAACATCGTCCCGCACTCGCGGAAATCTCCAAGGCGGCGCAGGTCACCAGCGAGCCCTATGTCATTGATCGCGACCGCCTCACGGCCTCCAGCCCCTCGGGGGCATTCCACATGGCGCTGGACTGGATCAAGGGCCTGCACGATAAAGCCCTGGTCGAAGGAATCGAGGACATTCTGGCGTTCGAGGAGTCCCGTTATCGGCGGATCAAGCCGGCTGAAAACATCTGTGTGAGCGCGCCATTGCGCGAGGTGGTCAAGCTGATGGATGCCAACCTCGAAGAGCCTCTGGAGCTGGAGCAACTGGCGGTCTATGCCGGCCGTTCCCGGCGGCAACTGGAACGCTTGTTCAAGGAGCAGCTCGGTACCACGCCGCAGCGCTATTACATGGAGCTGCGCATCACCGAAGCGCGGCGACTGCTTCAGCACACCGAGCTGTCCCAGGTCGACGTGTTGGTGGCCTGTGGTTTTGTATCGCCCAGCCATTTCAGCAAGTGTTATAGCTCGTACTTCGGGTACAGGCCTTCCAAGGAAAAGCGGCTCGTTAAATAA
- a CDS encoding XylR family transcriptional regulator has translation MKTVPPVHRIALLFNGSKIYDRGIISGIGNYLSSTRASWDLFLEEDFLCRLKGIERWQGDGIIADFDDPLIGEALADIKLPVVAVGGSYQDERAYPKGIPYVATDNNALITLAYAHLIEAGLQRFACFSLPEAQANRWAQEREKSFRRLMQRDGLHAEVYRGMGTSAPLWDSAVEQLIAWLQSLPKPIGIIAVSDARARQLLQACLTAGIAVPEQVALIGIDNDPLTRSLTRVPLSSVIQGTETMGRTAAQLLHQMLHGKPSTGTHILIPPDAINVQVSSLHQPLGNPYVMQALLFIRQYACQGIKTAQVAAYVGVSRSSLESHFRTARGCSVHDEILRFKLAAATSGLENTNTAIADVARNCGFKSAQYLHTVFRREFGCTPREYQQGAR, from the coding sequence ATGAAAACCGTACCGCCTGTTCACCGCATCGCACTGTTGTTCAACGGGAGCAAGATCTATGACCGCGGCATCATCAGCGGCATCGGCAACTACCTGAGCAGCACCCGCGCGTCCTGGGACCTGTTCCTGGAAGAGGATTTTCTCTGCCGGTTGAAAGGGATCGAGCGCTGGCAAGGTGATGGAATCATTGCCGACTTCGACGATCCGCTGATTGGCGAGGCGCTGGCTGACATCAAGCTGCCCGTGGTGGCGGTGGGTGGTTCTTATCAGGATGAACGGGCCTATCCCAAAGGGATCCCGTACGTCGCTACCGACAATAACGCACTGATCACACTGGCTTACGCGCACTTGATCGAGGCAGGGCTGCAGCGTTTTGCCTGCTTCAGCCTGCCTGAAGCGCAGGCGAATCGTTGGGCTCAGGAGCGGGAAAAATCCTTCCGACGACTGATGCAACGTGACGGCTTGCACGCCGAGGTCTATCGCGGCATGGGTACCAGCGCACCGCTCTGGGACAGCGCCGTCGAACAGCTGATCGCCTGGCTCCAGAGCTTGCCCAAGCCCATTGGCATCATCGCCGTCAGTGACGCCCGCGCCCGGCAGTTGCTGCAAGCCTGCCTGACCGCCGGAATCGCCGTACCGGAGCAGGTGGCGTTGATCGGCATCGACAACGACCCCCTGACACGCAGCCTGACCCGGGTCCCCCTGAGCTCGGTCATCCAGGGCACCGAAACCATGGGCCGCACCGCCGCGCAACTGCTGCACCAGATGCTGCACGGCAAGCCGTCCACGGGCACGCACATCCTGATCCCGCCTGATGCGATCAACGTGCAGGTGTCGAGTTTGCACCAACCTTTGGGCAACCCCTACGTCATGCAAGCGCTGCTGTTTATCCGCCAATATGCCTGCCAGGGCATCAAGACAGCGCAGGTAGCGGCTTATGTTGGCGTGTCGCGTTCATCGCTGGAGTCGCACTTTCGCACTGCGCGAGGCTGCAGCGTGCACGACGAGATTCTGCGCTTCAAACTGGCGGCGGCCACCAGCGGGCTGGAAAATACCAACACAGCGATTGCGGACGTTGCCCGTAATTGCGGTTTCAAATCCGCACAATATCTACACACGGTGTTCCGTCGCGAGTTTGGATGTACGCCCCGTGAATACCAGCAGGGCGCCAGATAG
- the xylA gene encoding xylose isomerase gives MPYFPDVDRIRYEGPASDSPLAFRHYDADKIILGKPMREHLRMAACYWHTFVWPGSDVFGAGTFKRPWQHAGDPMELAIGKAAAAFEFFSKLGIDYYCFHDTDVAPEGNSLKEYRNHFAQMIDHLERHQEQNGIKLLWGTANCFSNPRFAAGAASNPDPEVFACAAAQVFSAMNATQRLKGSNYVLWGGREGYETLLNTDLKREREQLGRFMRMVVEHKHKIGFKGDLLIEPKPQEPTKHQYDYDSATVFGFLQQFGLEKEIKVNIEANHATLAGHSFHHEIATAVSLGIFGSIDANRGDPQNGWDTDQFPNSVEEMTLATYEILKAGGFKNGGFNFDSKVRRQSLDEIDLFHGHVGAMDVLALSLERAAAMVQNDQLQLFKDQRYAGWQQPFGQAVLAGEFNLQSLAEHAFANELNPQAVSGRQEMLENVVNRFIYR, from the coding sequence ATGCCGTACTTCCCCGATGTCGACCGGATTCGCTACGAAGGCCCTGCCAGTGATTCTCCCCTCGCCTTCCGTCACTACGACGCCGACAAAATCATCCTCGGCAAACCCATGCGCGAACACCTGCGCATGGCCGCCTGTTATTGGCACACCTTCGTCTGGCCGGGTTCCGATGTGTTCGGTGCTGGTACTTTCAAGCGCCCGTGGCAACACGCCGGCGACCCGATGGAGCTGGCCATTGGCAAGGCGGCGGCCGCGTTCGAGTTCTTCTCCAAACTGGGTATCGACTATTACTGCTTTCACGACACGGACGTCGCCCCGGAAGGCAATTCGCTGAAGGAGTACCGCAACCACTTCGCGCAAATGATTGATCACCTGGAGCGACACCAGGAACAAAACGGGATCAAGCTGCTGTGGGGAACCGCCAACTGCTTCAGCAACCCGCGCTTTGCCGCAGGCGCCGCCAGCAACCCTGACCCTGAAGTGTTCGCCTGCGCTGCCGCCCAGGTATTCAGCGCCATGAACGCGACCCAACGCCTGAAAGGGTCCAACTACGTGTTGTGGGGCGGTCGCGAAGGCTACGAAACCCTGCTCAACACCGACTTGAAACGTGAACGCGAACAACTGGGCCGCTTCATGCGCATGGTGGTCGAGCACAAGCACAAGATCGGTTTCAAAGGCGACCTGCTGATCGAACCCAAGCCGCAGGAGCCGACCAAGCACCAATACGATTACGACAGCGCCACCGTGTTTGGCTTTCTCCAGCAGTTCGGCCTGGAAAAGGAAATCAAGGTCAACATCGAGGCCAACCACGCGACCCTGGCCGGTCATAGCTTTCATCACGAGATTGCGACGGCCGTCTCGCTGGGGATTTTCGGCAGCATCGACGCCAACCGCGGTGATCCGCAAAACGGCTGGGACACCGATCAATTCCCCAACAGCGTCGAAGAAATGACCCTGGCCACCTATGAAATTCTCAAGGCCGGCGGGTTCAAGAATGGCGGGTTCAACTTCGACTCCAAGGTTCGCCGCCAGAGTCTCGATGAGATCGATCTGTTCCATGGTCACGTCGGCGCCATGGACGTCCTCGCCCTGTCCCTGGAGCGGGCAGCCGCCATGGTGCAGAACGACCAGCTTCAGCTGTTCAAGGACCAACGCTACGCCGGCTGGCAGCAGCCGTTCGGGCAGGCGGTGCTGGCGGGTGAGTTCAACCTCCAGTCGTTAGCCGAACACGCATTCGCCAACGAGCTGAATCCGCAGGCCGTCAGCGGCAGGCAGGAGATGCTCGAAAACGTCGTCAACCGGTTTATCTATCGCTGA
- the xylF gene encoding D-xylose ABC transporter substrate-binding protein, with protein MKNVKRTLFAGALALLSLPVMADAAHPKIGFSIDDLRLERWSRDRDYFVAAAEKMDAKVFVQSADANEQKQISQIENLISRGVDVIVIVPFNATVLTNAVAEAKKAGIKVVSYDRLILNADIDAYISFDNEKVGEMQASGVLHAAPKGNYFLLGGAPTDNNAKVLREGQMKVLQPAIDKGDIKIVGQQWVKEWNPTEALSIVENALTRNDNKIDGIVASNDATAGGAIQALAAQQLAGKVPISGQDADLAAVKRVIAGTQTMTVYKPLKLIASEAAKLSVQLARNEKPAYSSQYDNGSKKVDTILLTPTPLTKDNIDLLEQDGFYTKAQIAGK; from the coding sequence ATGAAGAACGTAAAACGCACGCTATTTGCTGGCGCCCTGGCTCTGCTGTCGCTGCCGGTGATGGCCGATGCTGCCCACCCGAAAATCGGTTTCTCCATTGATGATCTGCGGCTGGAACGCTGGTCACGTGACCGCGATTACTTCGTTGCGGCGGCGGAGAAAATGGACGCCAAGGTCTTCGTACAGTCGGCCGATGCCAATGAGCAAAAGCAGATTTCGCAAATCGAAAACCTCATTTCCCGTGGCGTCGATGTCATCGTCATCGTGCCGTTCAACGCCACGGTCCTGACCAATGCAGTGGCCGAAGCGAAGAAAGCCGGAATCAAGGTCGTGTCCTATGACCGTCTGATACTCAACGCGGATATCGACGCCTACATTTCCTTCGATAACGAAAAGGTCGGCGAGATGCAGGCCAGCGGCGTGCTGCACGCAGCGCCCAAGGGCAATTACTTCCTGCTCGGTGGTGCGCCCACCGACAACAACGCAAAAGTCCTGCGCGAAGGTCAGATGAAAGTGCTGCAACCGGCCATCGACAAGGGTGATATCAAGATCGTCGGCCAACAATGGGTGAAGGAATGGAACCCTACCGAAGCGCTGAGCATTGTTGAAAACGCCTTGACCCGCAACGACAACAAAATCGACGGCATCGTCGCCTCCAACGACGCCACGGCGGGCGGCGCCATCCAGGCCCTGGCCGCTCAGCAACTGGCCGGCAAGGTGCCGATTTCGGGGCAGGACGCGGACCTCGCAGCGGTCAAGCGAGTGATCGCCGGCACTCAAACCATGACCGTGTACAAGCCGCTGAAACTCATCGCCTCCGAAGCCGCCAAGCTCTCGGTGCAACTGGCGCGTAACGAGAAGCCCGCCTACAGCTCGCAGTACGACAACGGCAGCAAAAAAGTCGACACCATCCTGCTCACTCCGACTCCGTTGACCAAGGACAACATCGACCTGCTGGAACAGGACGGGTTCTACACCAAGGCGCAGATTGCCGGAAAGTGA
- the xylG gene encoding D-xylose ABC transporter ATP-binding protein, which produces MSDYLLQMNGIVKTFGGVKALNGIDIKVKPGECVGLCGENGAGKSTLMKILSAVYPHGTWDGEILWDGQPLKAQSISETEAAGIVIIHQELTLVPDLSVAENIFMGHELTLPGGRMNYPAMIHRAEALMRELKVPDMNVSLPVSQYGGGYQQLVEIAKAMNKQARLLILDEPSSALTRSEIEVLLDIIRDLKAKGVACVYISHKLDEVAAVCDTISVIRDGKHIATTAMADMDIPQIITQMVGREMSNLYPTEPHDIGEVIFEARHITCYDVDNPRRKRVDDISFTLKRGEILGIAGLVGAGRTELVTALFGAYPGRHEGEVWLDGQLIDTRTPLKSIRAGLCLVPEDRKRQGIIPDLGVGQNITLAVLDSYSKLTRIDAEAELGSIDREISRLHLKTASPFLPITSLSGGNQQKAVLAKMLLTKPRVLILDEPTRGVDVGAKYEIYKLMGALAAEGVSIIMVSSELAEVLGVSDRVLVIGEGRLQGDFINHELTQEQVLAAALSQPDSHNNKDRKSA; this is translated from the coding sequence ATGTCCGACTATCTGCTGCAAATGAACGGTATCGTCAAAACCTTCGGCGGTGTCAAAGCGCTCAATGGCATCGACATCAAGGTCAAGCCGGGTGAGTGCGTCGGGCTGTGCGGCGAGAATGGCGCCGGCAAGTCCACGCTGATGAAGATCCTTTCCGCGGTGTACCCCCATGGCACCTGGGACGGTGAGATCCTCTGGGACGGTCAACCGCTCAAGGCGCAATCGATCAGCGAAACGGAAGCCGCCGGCATCGTGATCATTCACCAGGAACTCACGCTGGTTCCCGACCTGTCGGTGGCCGAAAACATTTTCATGGGTCATGAGCTGACGCTGCCGGGTGGGCGGATGAATTACCCGGCGATGATCCACCGCGCCGAAGCCCTGATGCGTGAACTGAAAGTGCCGGACATGAACGTATCGCTGCCCGTTTCGCAGTACGGCGGCGGCTATCAGCAACTGGTGGAAATCGCCAAGGCAATGAACAAGCAGGCGCGCCTGCTGATCCTCGACGAGCCTTCATCGGCCCTGACCCGTTCGGAAATCGAGGTGTTGCTGGACATCATCCGCGACCTCAAGGCCAAGGGTGTTGCCTGTGTCTATATCTCCCACAAGCTCGATGAAGTGGCCGCCGTGTGCGACACCATTTCGGTGATCCGAGACGGCAAACACATCGCCACGACCGCCATGGCGGACATGGATATTCCACAGATCATCACCCAGATGGTCGGACGGGAAATGAGCAACCTCTACCCCACCGAGCCACACGACATTGGCGAGGTGATTTTCGAAGCCCGCCACATCACCTGCTACGACGTCGACAACCCCAGGCGCAAGCGGGTCGACGATATTTCGTTCACCCTCAAACGTGGGGAAATCCTCGGCATTGCCGGGCTGGTCGGTGCAGGCCGCACCGAACTGGTGACCGCGCTGTTCGGCGCCTACCCCGGTCGCCACGAAGGCGAAGTCTGGCTGGATGGCCAACTCATCGACACCCGCACGCCGCTCAAGTCAATCCGTGCCGGCCTGTGCCTGGTGCCCGAGGACCGCAAGCGCCAGGGCATCATTCCTGACCTGGGAGTCGGCCAGAACATCACCCTGGCCGTGCTGGACAGTTACTCGAAACTGACCCGCATCGATGCCGAAGCCGAACTGGGCAGCATCGATCGAGAAATTTCGCGCCTGCACCTCAAGACCGCGAGCCCGTTCCTGCCGATCACCAGCCTGTCCGGTGGCAATCAACAAAAAGCCGTATTGGCGAAGATGCTGCTGACCAAACCCCGGGTCCTGATTCTCGATGAGCCCACCCGGGGGGTGGATGTCGGCGCCAAGTATGAGATCTACAAGCTGATGGGGGCGCTGGCAGCCGAAGGCGTGTCGATCATCATGGTGTCTTCGGAGCTGGCCGAAGTGCTCGGCGTTTCCGACCGCGTACTGGTGATCGGCGAAGGCCGGTTGCAGGGCGACTTCATCAACCATGAACTCACTCAGGAACAGGTGCTCGCCGCCGCACTCAGCCAGCCTGACAGCCATAACAATAAAGATCGGAAATCCGCGTAA